The genomic interval CCTTCCTGTCCGGCGCCGGCTGCTGGGAACAGGGCGGGCAGGTCTCGGTGCTGCCGGTGACCGGGCGCATCGGACCCGGCGGCGAGTTCGACACGGCCGATCCCAAGGCGTTCGACCACACGCGCTACGGCGCGCGCTATCGGCACGACGGCGAGCGCGGCCAGGCCGGCTACTACAAGGTGCGGCTGACCGATTACGGCGGCATCGACGCCGAAGCCACTGCGCTGACCCACGCCGCGGCCGAGCGCTACACGTTTTCCGCCTCGGGCGAAGGCCATGTGCTGGTCAACATCGGCCAGGCCAACGCCCGCCACGTCGTGACCGGCAGCGCCCTGAGCGTGGTCGGCGACCGTGTGGTGGAAGGCAAGCTGGTGACCCAGAGCTTCTGCGGCGGCCACCAGTACACCACCTGGTTCCGCCTGGAGTTCGATCGCCCGTTCAAGGCCTTCGGCACCTGGGGCGAAGCTGGCGGCGTGCCGGGATCGCGGCATGGCATGGAGGGCGAGGGCAAGCCCAGCGGCGCGTGGCTCAGCTTCGACCTGGGCAAGGGCCGTGCGGTCACCGCCATCTCGGCGATCTCGCACGTGGACGCCGAGGGCGCGCGCAACAACCTGCGCAGCGAGGGCATGGCCAATGGCCGCCTGCTCGGCTTCGATGCCATGCGCGCCCGCGCGCAGCAGGCCTGGGACAAGGAACTGGCCAGCGTGCGCGTGCGCGGCGGCAGCGGCGACGACCGCACGGTGTTCTACACCGCGCTGTACCACGCGCTGCTGCAACCGCTGACCGGCAGCGATGCCGATGGCCGCTACCGCGGCTACGACGACGGGATCCACCGCGCCGACGGCTGGACCTATCACGAGTTCTTCTCGCTGTGGGACACCTACCGTTCGCAGAACCAGTTGCTGGCGCTGTTGCGGCCGCAGCGCGCCGCCGACATCGCCCGCTCGATCCTGGCGATCGACGCGCAGGGCGGCTGGCTGCCGCGCTGGGGCTACGCCAACTTCGAGAGCAACGTGATGACCGGCGATCCGGTCACGCCGTTCCTGGTCGACCTGTGGCGTTTCGGCGCGCTGCAGGGGCGCGAGGCCGAGGCCTACGCCGCGCTGCGCCGCAACGCCTTCGAGATGCCGCCGTTGAACTCGCGGCTCGCCGGCCGTTCCGGCAACGCCAACTACCTGGCGCAGGGCTTCGTGCAGTACGACCGCGCATTCCCGTCCAAGGGCATGGATGTCGATCCGCACCACGGCGGCTCGGCGACGCTGGAGTACGCGCTGGCCGACTGCGCGCTGTCGACCATGGCCGGCGCGTTGGGGCATGCCGAGGATGCGGCGGTACTGCATCGTCGTGGCCGCAATTGGCGGACGGTGTGGGATCCGACGGTGCGCGATACTGAAACCGGCTTCACCGGTTTCCCGCGGCCGCGCACCGAGGACGGTGCGTGGTACACGCCGTCGGATGGCCATTACACCCCGCGCTCGCAGCACGGCTTCCATGAAGGCACCGCCTGGCAGTACCAGTGGCTGGCGCAGCAGGACGTGCCCGGCCTGGTGCAGGCGATGCACGGGACAGAGCAGGCCGCGCGACGCCTGGATGCCTTTTTCGCCTACGACGCGCTGCTGGCCGATCCGGCCGGCGCCGCGCGCAAGGAATGGGTGGTGGGGCCGTACAGCTACTACAGCCAGTTCCGCTACAACCCCAACAACGAACCCGACCTGCACGCGCCATGGATGTACACGCTGATCGGCCAGCCGTGGAAGACCAGCACCGTGCTGCATGCGGCGCAGACGCTGTTCACCAATGCGCCGAACGGCGTCACCGGCAACGACGACCTGGGCACGATGTCGGCGTGGTACCTGTTCAGCGCCATGGGCCTGTATCCGGCGGTGCCCGGCACCGGCCAGTTCCTGCTGCATGCGCCGCGCTTCTCGCGCATCGAACTGGACGTGGGACCGGGCCGCACGCTGCGCATCGACGCGCCGCAGGCCGGCGACGGCAAGCTGCGTTACGTCGGTGGCGTGTCGCTGGATGGCCACGCGCACGCGCCGGTGTGGCTGGACTGGGCGCAGTTGCAGCGGGGCGGCCGGCTGCGGTTCGCGCTGAGCGATGCGCCGCAGCCGCAGGGCTGGGGCACGCGGCCGCAGGATCTGCCGCTGTCGCCCTGCGCCGACCCCGCCGCGACGCAGGTGAGCTGGCGTTGAGCCCGCGCACGCGGCGGGACGTCTCGCGCAGCCAATGGTTTACGCTGCGCGTCTGGCCAGAAGGGAAGCGATCCGATGCGTCAAAAGCGTCCACCCCGTGCCCCGTCTGCACGCGCGTCCAAGGTCGTTTCGCCCAAGGCGGGGCAGGTGGCGACGGGCGCGGATAGCCCGGGGAAGGCCGCGCCGGCCGCCGCAGTGCGCGACCGGCAACGCGTGGTCACCGTCACCGACATCGCCGATGCGGTCGGCGTCTCCCGCGCGACCGTCTCGCTGGTGCTGCGCGGCAGCCCATTGGTCCACGCCGATACCCGCGCGCGGGTGGAAGCGGAACTGAAGCGGCAGCGCTACGTCTACAACCGTGGCGCTGCCAATCTGCGCCGGCGCACCTCCACCTGCGTGGCCTTGGTGATCAACGACCTGGCCAATCCGTTCTTCGCCGAGTTCGCGGCCGGCGTGGACGAGGCATTGGGGGAGAAGGGCTACGTGACCCTGCTCGGCAGTACCGGCGAGTCGCCCGAACGGCAGCAGGCCATCCTGGGTTCGCTGATGGAGCACATGCCGGCGGGGGTGATCCTGTCGCCGGCCGAGGGCAGCGACGCCGCACAACTGCGCAAGGTGCTGGGTGTGCGCGCGAACCTGCTGCTTTTCAATCGCGAACTCAGCGGAGCCGACGACTGGGGATTCCTGGGGCTGGACAACCAGCGCGGGGCGCAACTGGCCACCGAGCACCTGATCGCGCTGGGCCATCGCCGCATCGCCTTCTACGGCGGGCATGCCGATTCCAGTTCGTGCCGCCAACGCCGTGCCGGCCACGCGCAGGCGATGGCGCAGGCGGGGTTGCCCGTCGATCCGGCCTGTTTGATCGAGTCGGCGCCCAATCGCGTGGACGCGGCGGCGCGCCTTGGCGAACTGTTCGGCATGCAGGCGCCGCCGACCGCCGCGGTCTGCTACAACGACATGGTCGCGCTGGGCCTGATGCTGGGCCTGCTGGCGCGCGGCATCCGGCCGGGCCAGGACTTCGCCGTCACCGGCTTCGACGACATCGCCGAAGCGGCGATGAGCGTGCCGCCGCTGACCACGCTCGCCGTCCATCCGCGCGCGTGCGGCCGCCAGGCGGCGCAGTTGGTGCTGGACCAGCTGAACGAAGGCGCCGCGCCGCGCAGGACGATCGCGCCGGTGAGTCTGTCGGTGCGCGAGAGCAGCGGCGCATCGCCCGTTTCCGCCCGCGCGTAGCGCTGCGATCATCGGTTCGGCGAGAGTCGACAGTGGCCGTCGCCCTCCGATGCACCTCACGCGACATGGGGAACGCGTCCGGTCGTGCGTCCGCCACCTAATCTGTATACCCTCATGCCACCATGGGATCGCCGTGGCGACGCGAAGGGAGAGGACACATGTCAGAACACGAAGAAACATCGACCGCGGCACTGGATACCGATGCGCTGCTCGCCGCGGCGCATCATCCCGACTACCTGCTGCAGGACCTGGTGGCGATCGCCAACCTGGGCGTGCAGATCGGGCTGACGCTGACGGTGGGCGGCAGCACCATCTCCGGCATGCTGATCGGCGGCAAGGAATTCATGCAGCGGCTGACCGAGTCGATCACCGAGGTGGCGCCCGACGAACTGGTCGCGCCGCTGCAGGAACGCTTCCAGCCCTACCGCGACATCTACGAACAGAGCGAGCTGAAGCCGGCCACCTTCGTGCACCTCGCCGATGCACGGGTGGTGGCCACGGGCGGCGAGTTTCCGGTCAACGGTTGTCTTTGGCGCGGGCGGATCAGCCAGGTGTCCGGCTTCAGCATCGGCCTGATGTCCAGCGTCTGACCGGTTGCAGCAACAGCGCATGACCCCGCTTCGGCGGGGTTTTTTGTGCGGCTAGGTGGAGACGCGATCCCGGCCCGCCTGCTTGGCCCGGTACAGCGCGGCGTCGGCCATGCCGACCAGTTCGGCGGCCGACCACGGTTGGTCCTGCATGCTCACGCAGGCGATGCCGACGCTCACCGTCACCTGCGGGGCGGTCGGGCTGGACGCGTGCGGAAGGTCCAATGCGCGCACCGCCGAGCGCACCTGCTCCGCCAGTTTTTCCGCGCCGGCGTGGTCGGTGAACGGCAGCACGATCGCGAATTCCTCGCCGCCGTAGCGCGCGGCGGCGTCGTGCAGCCGCGATGCGCAGGCCGCCAGCGCTTGTCCCACCTGGCGCAGGCAGGCGTCGCCGTTCACGTGGCCATAGGTGTCGTTGTAGAGCTTGAAATGGTCGATGTCGATCATCAGCAGCGAGACGGGGGAGTGCACGGCTTCGCTCTGCTGCAGCGCGCGCCGCAGTTTGTGGTCGAAGCCGCGCCGGTTGTAGATGCCGGTGAGCGTGTCGATCCAGGCCTCTGTGCTCAGCCTGGTCTCGCTTGCGTGCATCCGCCGCAGTTGCTGGTCCAGCCAGATGCCGAGGCCGACGAACAGGGCGCAGCCGATGAGGGTGACGATCGAGCGGCGCAGCACCAGTTTCCGCCATGGCCCCAGCACTTCGCGCGAGGACACGCCGGCCAGCACCGACAGCGGATAGGGCCGGGCCTGGGCGAAGCCGGAAATCCGCTCCACGCCGTCGAGCGGCGAAACGTAGGTGACCCAGCCGCGGTGCAGCCGCTGCATGGTCCGGTGGATCGGCGAGCCGGCGATGCTGGTGCCGCTCAGGCTCTCGTCGCCCGGGTAGCGGGAGATGATGGTGCCGTCGTCGTGGATGATGGCGATCGATCCGTGGTGACCGACGTCGAAGGTGCTGTGGAAGCGCCTGAAATAGTCCAGGCGGATGCTGGCCAGCACGACGCCACCGAAGGAGCCGTCGGGATTGTTGATGCGCCGGGTCAGGGTGACGATCCACGAGCCGTCGGAGCGGCTCTGGATCGGGTGGCCGACGAACGGCAGGCTGTCGTGTTGGTTCTTGTGGTGCTTGAAGTAGTCCCGGTCGGCATTGTTGTGGTGGCGCGGCCCTCCCGGCAGCGAGGAATTCACCCATTGCCCGCTGGCGTCGTAGACGAAGATGGCGTGCACCCGGTCCGAACGGTTGGCTTCTTCGACCAGGAAGGTATGCAGCGCCTTGGGTTCCTTGTCGCCGGTTTCCACACGCGCCACGATGCCCGACAGCAAGGTCTCGGCGATCGCGAACGAGTCGCTGGTGTGCTGGGCCAGGGAACTGGCCAGGTTCAGCGAACTGGTCTGCGCGGTACGCAACGCCGTGCTCCTGGCGTCGCGCAGGGACGAGTATTCCGACGCGGCCAGCATCGCCCACGCCGCGGTGACGAACAGGTACAGCGCCACGCGCTGGGCCAGGTGCCGTCGGTGTTTGTCTGCGCTCACGTCCGCCTTCCGCCAGGGGGCCAATGGGCTCTTCCTGCAATCCCCGTGCCGCAGTTGGCGGCGGCCGGCCGGCATGCGCCAGCACGCAGGCGGCGCAGCGCTTGGTCGCGGTGCCGCGGACGTGCGGCAGCGACGGCGCAGTGGCCGCAGGAGCGGTCGAGCGCCGCCGGACGCCGCGCCAACAATGCCGGCAGCGATTTGCCCGGGCATATGCGAAACGTATATGATCCATATAACGTCTTGGCCGGGGGAACTCACATGGGTATCGTCAACATCGACGACGACCTGCACGACCAGCTGCGCCGCGCCTGCACGGTGACCAGCCGCTCGATCAATGCGCAGGCCAACTTCTGGATCAAGATCGGCATGCTGTGCGAGATGCATCCGGAGCTGTCGTTCCAGGATCTGGTGGCGCGCGAGTTGCGCGCGGCCGGAGTGCAGCCGCAGGCGTTGAAATCGGGACGGGCGTGATCAAGCGGCCGGAGGAGATCGCGCTGATGGCCGAGTCCGGCCGGCTGCTGGCGCAGGTGTTCCATGCGCTGGACCGGTTGCCGCTGCAAGGCCGCAGCACGCTGGAACTCAACGCCTTCGTCGAACGCATGATCGTCGAGGACCTGGACGCGCGGCCGGCCAGCAAAGGCCAGTACGGCTTCCCGTTCGTGCTCAATGCCTCGATCGACGATGTGGTCTGCCACGGCGTGCCGTCGGCCGAGGACGTGCTGCGCAGCGGCCAGATCGTCAACCTGGACATCACGCTGGAGAAGAACGGCTACCTCGCCGATTCCAGCACCACCTACCTGGTCGGCGAGGTCGCCTATCCGGCGCGGCGGCTGGTGCAGGCGACCTACCAGGCGATGTGGAAGGGCATCGCCGCGGTGCGCCCGGGCGCGCGCCTGGGCGACATCGGCCAGGCCATCGCCCGCCATGCGCGCGAGCACGGCTACAGCGTGGTGAAGGAGTATTGCGGACACGGCATCGGCCGCGAGATGCACGAAGACCCGCAGATCCTGCACTACGGACACGCCGGCACCGGTCTGGAATTGCAGGAAGGCATGGTGTTCACCATCGAGCCGATGCTCAACCAGGGCCGCGCGGCGATCCGCTCCGAGCCGGAGCAATGGCCGGTGCACACGCGCGACGGCAAGCTGTCGGCGCAGTTCGAGCACACCGTGGCGGTGACGCGCAGCGGAGTGCGCGTGTTGACGTTGCGGCCCGGCGAGAAGCCGCTTTGCCGGATCGACTGAAGCGAACGGCAGGCGCGCGGCGCTACGCCGCCGGAGCGGCGAAGTCGAAGACCTGTCCAGGTTCGGCGGCGACGAATCTGGCGGCGTCGATGCCTGCCAGGCGCAGCGCGTCCGCGAGCGCCTCGCGCGGCGCCTCGCGGCCTTCGTCGGTGAGCTGGAAGGTGCCCCAGTGGATGCCCAGCGCATGCCGGGCGCCAGTGTCCTGGAAGATGTGCACCGCTTCGGTGGGGTCGATGTGCTGCGGCGCCATGAACCAGCGCGGCGCGTAGGCGCCGATGGGGATCAAGGCCACGTCGGGCGCGCCGTACCTGCTGCGGATCTCGCGAAAGATGGCGCCATCGCCGTAGCCGGTGTCCCCTGCGAACCAGAGGGAACCCTGTGCCGTTTCGAGGAAGAAGCCGCTCCACAACGCCATCCTGCGGTCGCGCACGCCGCGGCTGGACCAGTGGTTGGCGCGGGTGAGGGTCACGCTTGCGCCCTCGCCGATCGGGAGCCGGTCGTGCCAGTCGCCGGTGCCGATTCGCGCATCGGGAACGCTGTTGCGCAGCAGGCGATCGTTGCCCAGCGGCATCACGAACAGCGGGCGATGCGCCCGATGCAGCTTGCGCAAGGTGTGGAGATCGAAGTGATCATAGTGGTTGTGGCTCAGCAGGACCGCATCGATCGGCGGCAGGTCCGCGAAGCGCACGCCCGGGGCCGTGACCCGCTTCGGACCGGCGATCTGCGAGGGGCTGGCGCGTTGCGACCAGACCGGATCGGTGAGGAGGTTGAGGCCCGCCACCTGGATCAGCAACGTGGCATGGCCGACCATGGTGACGTGCAGGCGCTGGTGCCGCGGCGCAGGCACGGCGGGCGTGACCGGCACGTGCCTGGGCCAGCGCACGGTGTCCATGGCGGCTTTCCAGCGCAGCACCTTTGCCAGCGAGTTGTCGATGGTCGGTTGGCCGGGATTGAAGAAGCGCACGCCATCGAAGTGGTCGCTGACCGGGCCGTTGTAGTAGGGGTTTTTCATTGGAAGTGCGTCGATGGAGGGGGGATGGCGCAAGTCGCGCAGTGACGAACGGGCAAGTTCCGGTTTCGGCTCATCCGTCGGCCGATCGCGGTTCGATCCCGTGCAGCAACAGCCGGCCATGCTGCTCAGCCAGTGCATGCAGGTCCGGCACGTGCGCGCTGTCGTTGCCGAACACCTGCTGGAACAGCATCGCCATCAGCATCGGTCCCATGATCGACAGCACGTAGAGCTTGGGGTCGCCGGCGGGGGCCGTGCCGCGCGCCTGGGCGGTTTCGATGAGGCCGGCGATGGTGGACATTACCCGGTCGATGGCTTCGGCGTGCCAGATGCGGGCCAGCTCCGGAAACGCACGGCTTTCGCCGATCACCATGCGCATGATCGCGGGCAGACGCTGGTCGCCCATGCGCTCGGCGGCGCGCGCCAGCAACAGGGTGGCGAGTTCGGCGAGGCCGCCTTCGAAGGTGGCGGCGGCTTCCTCGATCGGGGCGAGGTTGGTCAGCAGCGCGTGGCGCACCACCGCGGCGAACAGGTCTTGCTTGTTGTCGAAATACAGGTAGAGCGTGCCTTTCGCCACGCCTGCGCGTTTGGCCACGTCCGCCAGTTTGGTCTCGGCAAAGCCGTTCTCGGCGAAGGCGTCGAGCGCGGCGCTCAGGATTTCCGCAGGGCGTTCGTCCTTGCGGCGTTTCCATTTGGGCGTGGTCGCTTGCGTCATGCGGTCTCGATGCTCAGTGCGGGCTGTACCCGTGGGACACACGATACGTATCCAGCGCCGCGAGGGATGCATCGGCCACGGCGCAGGCGACATAGCCGTCGGGACGCACGAGATAGGCCGCGTCCTGCGCGAAACCGGCAGCGTGATGTTCGGGCTGCCATGCGAAGACGCGCAGGGCGATGCCGCGGGCGTTGCACCACGCGTCCAACCCGGGCCGCGCGCTGCCGTAGACGTGCAACTGCCAGCCAATCTGCGGCAACGCTGCATAGTTGTCCGCGTCCGCGGCCTGCACCCACGGCAGGCGATCGCCGCCGGCGACGGCGCCGGCCTTGCCGGCGCTCAGCGGGCTGTCGCGATAGTGCAGCATCGTCTGCGACACGGTGCGGAAGATCAGCTCGCTTACATTGCGCAGCCGGTAAGCCAGGCTGGCCACGGTCGGAGCGATGTAGGTTCTGACGAAACCGGCGACGCTGCCTTCGGCGGTGACCAGGGTGAAGGCGCGGTCGGTGGTGGCGACCAGGGTGCGCGCGAACGCCTGCCGCTCGGCGGCGTAGCTGTCGAGCACGGCATCGGACGTGCGGCCCTTGAGCACATCGGCGAGCTTCCAAGACAGGTTGATGGCGTCGAGGATACCGGTGTTCATGCCCTGTCCGCCGACCGGACTGTGGACGTGCGCTGCATCGCCGAGCAGGAACACGTTGCCGCGGCGGAATGCGTCGGCGACGCGATGGTGCACGCGGTAGGTCGAGAACCAGTTGACCCGTTCGATGCGCACGCCGAGGTTGCGGATGGCGTCCTGGCCGACGTCGGCGAAGGTCAGGCTCTCGGCGCGGTCGGCACGCTCATCGCGCACGGTGCCGATCAACCGATAGTGTCCGCGCTTGCTGTAGGCCAGGACCAGGATGAAGTCGCCGTCGCCCAGGGCGATATGCGCTTCGTCCATCGACTGCAGGCCGCCAAGTTCGACATCAGCGACGTAGAACACCTGCCTGTAGGTGCCGCCCTCGAAGCCGATGCCGAGCTGGTGGCGCAGCGGCGAGCGCGCGCCGTCGCATGCGGCCAGGTAGCGCGCCTCCGCGGCCTGTTCGCTGCCGTCGGGCAGGCGCAGGCGCGCGACGACGCGATCACCGTGGTCCGCGAAGGAGAGCAGTTCGGTCGTGCGTTCGACCGCGACGCCGAGCGTGTGCAGCTGCGCGATCAGTAGGCGCTCATGCTGGTCCTGCGGATAGATCAGCATGAACGGGTAGGGCGAGATGCCCACCGCGGAATCGCGCAGTGCGATCCGCGCGCGACGCTTGCCGCGTGCCCACAGGTTCATGGCCGGGGTGCGATGGCCGGCGGCGACGACCGCATCGGCGATGCCCACCTGCCGGTACAGCTCGAGGGTGCGCGCCTGCACCGCCATGGCCCGCGAGGTCTCGCCCGGGCCGCCGCTCTTGTCGATGAGACGCACGCTTACGCCCTGCCGCACCAGCCATAGCGCCAGGGTCAGCCCGGTGGGGCCCGCGCCTGCGATCAGAACGTCGGTCATGCCACGCCTCGTTTAAATGACCAATGGGTCATTTATTGGCGCGAATGGCCTCGCCGTCAAGGGCGCACCCCTCTTGGAAGCCATTTGTCGCCAACGCGTTCAGCAATGAAATGGGATCGCTTCCTCAGGTTTGGATTGGCGATGCCGTTACCTCTCCAGCGACATTGCCCCAATTCCACCTCGGCGGAATTGGATGCCGCCGGCAGCCTTCAAGGGCCGGACACTCTCTGACGGAGTTGCAACCATGAAGTGGTTTCAAGATCTGCCCATCGCCCGCAAACTGACAGTGGGGTTCACCCTGACGACCCTGATGACGGTGATGCTGGGTACCTTCGCCCTGATCCGCCTGGGCGACGCGCACGCCGAACTGGCGGCGATGGCCGGCAACGAGATTCCGTCGGTGCAGCACCTGGGCGAGGTGCGCGCGCAGCTCGGCGAGTTCCGCACCTTCGAGCTGTCGCTGCTGACCATGCTGGCCAAGCCCGACAAGGTCGCCGACTACAACAAGCGCATGGACGCGACCACCAAGCTGGTGCGCGAAGAGTTGACCGCCTATGCGGCGCTGCCCGCCGACGCCAGGGAACAGGCGCTGTACCGGAAGGTCGAGGCGGACGTGAACGGGTACTTCGGCGCCAACGCCGAGATGCGCGCGGCCGTCGCCGCCGGCGACGGCGCGCTGGCGCAGCAGATCTCCGACGACAAGTCGCGTCCGGCGCGGCGCAAGCTCTTCGAGTCGCTCAAGGAACTGGGCGCCTACAGCGCCGAGCAGATGCAGGCGAAGATCGACAAGGCCAATGCTACGCATCGTGCCAGCGTCATCGCCATCGTCGCCTGCATGCTGCTGCTGTCGCTGATCGCCGCCGCGCTGGCGGTGGTGATCTCGCGTGCGGTCACCGGCCCACTGGGCAAGGCGGTGCATGCGATCCAGTCGGTCGCGCGCGGCGACCTGTCGGTGAACATCCAGGCCACCAGCGCCGACGAGGCAGGCAAGATGCTGGCCGCCACCCGCGACATGACGGTGATGCTGCGCCGCTTCTCCGGCGAAACCCAGCAGATGATGCAGATGCATGCCGGCCCGGACATCGGCCACCGCATTCCGGAGGATTTCCCGGGCGTGTACGGCCAACTCGCGGCCGGCATCAACACGGTGATCTTCGAACACCTGGACGCGATCAAGGACGCCATCGCCGTGCTCAACCGGTATGCGGCCGGCGATCTGTCGCAGGACGCGCGGCGCCTGCCCGGCAGCCGCGCGATCCTGCATGAATCGATGGACGCGGCCAAGGCCAGCCTGTTGGCGATCAATACCCAAATCCAGTCGCTGGCGCAGGCCGCGGCGATCGGCGATTTCAGCCAGCGCGGCGACGCGCTGCGCTTCGACCATGATTTCCGCTCGATGATCGAGCACCTCAATACCATGATGCAGGTCGCCGACGACAACCTCGCCCAGGTCTCGCAGCTGCTGCGGGCGATCGCCAACGGCGACCTGACCGTGCGCATGCACGGGCAGTTCCATGGCGTGTTCGCCGGCATGCGCGACGATGCCAACAGCACCGTCGCGCAGCTGACCCAGATCGTCGGCCGCATCCAGCAGGCGTCTTCCAGCATCAGCACCGCGGCCGGCGAGATCGCCTCGGGCAACGACGACCTGTCGCGGCGCACCGAGCAGCAGGCAGCGAACCTGGAAGAGACCGCCGCATCGATGGAGGAACTGACCTCGACGGTGAAGCAGAACGCCGAGCACGCGCGCCAGGCCAACCAGCTGGCGATCGGCGCGGCGTCGGTCGCCTCGCAGGGCGGCGAGGTGGTCGGCCGCGTGGTCGCCACCATGCACGAGATCGACGCGTCCTCGCGGCGCATCGCCGACATCATCACGGTGATCGACGGCATCGCCTTCCAGACCAACATCCTGGCCTTGAACGCGGCGGTGGAAGCGGCGCGCGCCGGCGAACAGGGCCGCGGCTTCGCCGTGGTCGCCTCGGAAGTGCGCACCCTGGCGCAGCGCTCGGCCAGCGCCGCCAAGGAGATCAAGGGGCTGATCGACGAGTCGGTCGGCAAGGTCGCGGTGGGGTCGCAGTTGGTCAACCAAGCCGGCGACACCATGGGCGAGATCGTCGCCTCGGTGCGGCGCGTGACCGACATCATGGCCGAGATCGCCGCCGCGTCGCAGGAACAGTCGGCCGGCATCGAGCAGGTCAACCAGACCGTGACCCAGATGGACGAGGCGACCCAGCAGAATGCGGCGCTGGTGGAGGAAGCCACCGCGGCGGCACGTTCGATGGAGGAGCAGACCGGTCACCTCAACGATGCCGTGGCGCTGTTCACGCTGGACCCGCATGCCGCCGCGTCGGCAACGGTCGCCGCGCCGCGCGCGGCCGCCGCTGCGGTGGCGGTGCGTGCGCCGGCCAAGGTGGCGGCCAAGGCGGTGGCCCCGGCGCGGCGCGCGGTGGCGCGCGCGCCAGCTCGCGAAGTGGTGGCGGCCGACGGCGGCGACTGGCAAGAGTTCTGAGTTCCGCCGGCGCCGCCAGCGCAGCGGCGCCGCCCTGCCGCGCTGCGGGGCGTGCCACGCAGGACGGACGAGGCGCGAGGTCTGTGCCTAGCGCCGCGACAAGAACGCCAACAGTTCCGTCAACACCTCTTGCGACGATTGCTCCGGCTGCAGATGCCCGCCGGAGATCGCCTTGCCGCTGACGTCGTCGGCCCAGCGCCGCCACAGCTGCAGCGGCGAGGCCGTGCCCGCTTGCGCCTGCGGCCACAGCACCAGTACCGGGCAGCGCAGGGTGGCGCCCGCGGCCCGGTCTGCGGCGTCGTGCTCCAGGTCTTCGTGCACCGCGGCGCGGTAGTCTTCGCAGATCGCGTGGCGCACCGCGGGATCGCGGAACGCCG from Xanthomonas sp. DAR 34887 carries:
- a CDS encoding LacI family DNA-binding transcriptional regulator, which translates into the protein MRQKRPPRAPSARASKVVSPKAGQVATGADSPGKAAPAAAVRDRQRVVTVTDIADAVGVSRATVSLVLRGSPLVHADTRARVEAELKRQRYVYNRGAANLRRRTSTCVALVINDLANPFFAEFAAGVDEALGEKGYVTLLGSTGESPERQQAILGSLMEHMPAGVILSPAEGSDAAQLRKVLGVRANLLLFNRELSGADDWGFLGLDNQRGAQLATEHLIALGHRRIAFYGGHADSSSCRQRRAGHAQAMAQAGLPVDPACLIESAPNRVDAAARLGELFGMQAPPTAAVCYNDMVALGLMLGLLARGIRPGQDFAVTGFDDIAEAAMSVPPLTTLAVHPRACGRQAAQLVLDQLNEGAAPRRTIAPVSLSVRESSGASPVSARA
- a CDS encoding sensor domain-containing diguanylate cyclase, whose product is MPAGRRQLRHGDCRKSPLAPWRKADVSADKHRRHLAQRVALYLFVTAAWAMLAASEYSSLRDARSTALRTAQTSSLNLASSLAQHTSDSFAIAETLLSGIVARVETGDKEPKALHTFLVEEANRSDRVHAIFVYDASGQWVNSSLPGGPRHHNNADRDYFKHHKNQHDSLPFVGHPIQSRSDGSWIVTLTRRINNPDGSFGGVVLASIRLDYFRRFHSTFDVGHHGSIAIIHDDGTIISRYPGDESLSGTSIAGSPIHRTMQRLHRGWVTYVSPLDGVERISGFAQARPYPLSVLAGVSSREVLGPWRKLVLRRSIVTLIGCALFVGLGIWLDQQLRRMHASETRLSTEAWIDTLTGIYNRRGFDHKLRRALQQSEAVHSPVSLLMIDIDHFKLYNDTYGHVNGDACLRQVGQALAACASRLHDAAARYGGEEFAIVLPFTDHAGAEKLAEQVRSAVRALDLPHASSPTAPQVTVSVGIACVSMQDQPWSAAELVGMADAALYRAKQAGRDRVST
- a CDS encoding GH92 family glycosyl hydrolase; protein product: MKPSPLPSLLRTLTLSLLLAAPALAAAPRPSAEVNTFIGSKDDGNTFPGASAPFGMIQVSPIGAHYAGWRYDDPQIRGFGHSFLSGAGCWEQGGQVSVLPVTGRIGPGGEFDTADPKAFDHTRYGARYRHDGERGQAGYYKVRLTDYGGIDAEATALTHAAAERYTFSASGEGHVLVNIGQANARHVVTGSALSVVGDRVVEGKLVTQSFCGGHQYTTWFRLEFDRPFKAFGTWGEAGGVPGSRHGMEGEGKPSGAWLSFDLGKGRAVTAISAISHVDAEGARNNLRSEGMANGRLLGFDAMRARAQQAWDKELASVRVRGGSGDDRTVFYTALYHALLQPLTGSDADGRYRGYDDGIHRADGWTYHEFFSLWDTYRSQNQLLALLRPQRAADIARSILAIDAQGGWLPRWGYANFESNVMTGDPVTPFLVDLWRFGALQGREAEAYAALRRNAFEMPPLNSRLAGRSGNANYLAQGFVQYDRAFPSKGMDVDPHHGGSATLEYALADCALSTMAGALGHAEDAAVLHRRGRNWRTVWDPTVRDTETGFTGFPRPRTEDGAWYTPSDGHYTPRSQHGFHEGTAWQYQWLAQQDVPGLVQAMHGTEQAARRLDAFFAYDALLADPAGAARKEWVVGPYSYYSQFRYNPNNEPDLHAPWMYTLIGQPWKTSTVLHAAQTLFTNAPNGVTGNDDLGTMSAWYLFSAMGLYPAVPGTGQFLLHAPRFSRIELDVGPGRTLRIDAPQAGDGKLRYVGGVSLDGHAHAPVWLDWAQLQRGGRLRFALSDAPQPQGWGTRPQDLPLSPCADPAATQVSWR
- the map gene encoding type I methionyl aminopeptidase, which gives rise to MIKRPEEIALMAESGRLLAQVFHALDRLPLQGRSTLELNAFVERMIVEDLDARPASKGQYGFPFVLNASIDDVVCHGVPSAEDVLRSGQIVNLDITLEKNGYLADSSTTYLVGEVAYPARRLVQATYQAMWKGIAAVRPGARLGDIGQAIARHAREHGYSVVKEYCGHGIGREMHEDPQILHYGHAGTGLELQEGMVFTIEPMLNQGRAAIRSEPEQWPVHTRDGKLSAQFEHTVAVTRSGVRVLTLRPGEKPLCRID
- a CDS encoding gas vesicle protein; this translates as MSEHEETSTAALDTDALLAAAHHPDYLLQDLVAIANLGVQIGLTLTVGGSTISGMLIGGKEFMQRLTESITEVAPDELVAPLQERFQPYRDIYEQSELKPATFVHLADARVVATGGEFPVNGCLWRGRISQVSGFSIGLMSSV
- a CDS encoding ParD-like family protein — translated: MGIVNIDDDLHDQLRRACTVTSRSINAQANFWIKIGMLCEMHPELSFQDLVARELRAAGVQPQALKSGRA
- a CDS encoding MBL fold metallo-hydrolase, which produces MHWLSSMAGCCCTGSNRDRPTDEPKPELARSSLRDLRHPPSIDALPMKNPYYNGPVSDHFDGVRFFNPGQPTIDNSLAKVLRWKAAMDTVRWPRHVPVTPAVPAPRHQRLHVTMVGHATLLIQVAGLNLLTDPVWSQRASPSQIAGPKRVTAPGVRFADLPPIDAVLLSHNHYDHFDLHTLRKLHRAHRPLFVMPLGNDRLLRNSVPDARIGTGDWHDRLPIGEGASVTLTRANHWSSRGVRDRRMALWSGFFLETAQGSLWFAGDTGYGDGAIFREIRSRYGAPDVALIPIGAYAPRWFMAPQHIDPTEAVHIFQDTGARHALGIHWGTFQLTDEGREAPREALADALRLAGIDAARFVAAEPGQVFDFAAPAA